From one Culex quinquefasciatus strain JHB chromosome 3, VPISU_Cqui_1.0_pri_paternal, whole genome shotgun sequence genomic stretch:
- the LOC6044024 gene encoding LOW QUALITY PROTEIN: uncharacterized protein LOC6044024 (The sequence of the model RefSeq protein was modified relative to this genomic sequence to represent the inferred CDS: inserted 2 bases in 1 codon), which produces MGAFKTSFFRELLQQNVAVYGQLLLACRDGARFRGNFERLEEAALEAAIYLLVLRGQKSEDVPGIEWMSGKMLLGLVEDQHLRLQKEDVRLGLVLNVVGLLVLQEGDWRTVGYFVDRFQRDFFELPVFYEVLRVMLLASLEKDALRVGFERFDVDRLVGNLHSESHQIQLKSLACLQLLSNFRPEVCESWVEAIVRDDGRISQEHRSFMLCHVVETGARREDLRETMVKVVASEDVWLLINECCESPDQLVRKQALSVIKSLIAYQVDKKSTVESWQSFVTIVEALGESQTHLVLPALPFVGKMDQLKPEWKNSALKLILRHENNAVSGWGINYILKQDSFNDKRQSLERLFLNSLNRTQLFQESNSTNQLLSNYYKSPEATTFLLENFKNVPWGSVPFASFLEVIGQLLQNHPTIQNLEEILSSLVDQCSTVKNLNLRSLTALNLSNTIIQLTLTTSTNPPPLDRILLQLESLAKLNASVKLPELSNWDEFQQRVDGLCFERLLARVRARKDGAELEVLARDVFVPFMRNERTSTERRFGQILDMDVMLAVRLLQHGNLSFSEIDLKAKLTNLLLTFNDDDSKATLQSVEIYQQLTTNPNLIPLLDEALPKLVLLFHKRLNRLNYESLPIAVTTQLVRLFXKLGRTDMVDLFLGIFSLEDLVATIRGCNEDKSLHEVVFNALSEVLVQRLKSETVNEAIKTKICQDFPKLIDLGSVQVLYNALETLTILLAQPGTLKEETFDAFREVINRCYREILIYRKSDHFMKLMDRFVRALVAPVRKGDTEENQNNAWLKEVVNEYCGMFLDQAVTIGGLANLLFEKLLQLPVAALLDWNPFARILLVGLLLGEGQKREQRIEDEFCAAKAFTTPLFRPPTQLQSDARVRVMCVLFLYRLASTNHPDATLFLLKLERMLIERFQQITKAKERYYADSQTHRHKLRIVQALCVLLKLTGTHPYPLLEVVLYETNQPNINYLIELILADSSIDTLTIINSLRADKVKVSGVQSVFVVLWLRCCKTNYLDVEYINFLLPWTMAQNFSTRLYAQITIAKLIEKFYDKPEVGPFGNIHAAINSYLKQGNVEKNLEKCMKDFRFNRVFDYANLLTLENVFHNIPRVSGMAAEDVVGTRVLGECFASLQLERINLGEAIEFGELAVEKRESLFLSSGFGGADHIQKKIVPLKAVEPGRELLGDLPERLRLRKAKEDGLIVVASLVDRAPNLGGLARSSEIFGVRQYVVGSLKDVESKEFQALSMTAEKWLNVAELKSFQLVDYLREMKAKGYAIVGAEQTTGSRPIQQIRFPSRAVLVLGHEKEGLPAHIISQLDIVAEIPQFGVVRSLNVHVTGAIFMWEYARQHLVGVEGS; this is translated from the exons ATGGGTGCCTTCAAGACGTCGTTCTTCCGCGAGCTGCTGCAGCAGAATGTGGCCGTTTACGGGCAGCTTTTGCTGGCATGCCGAGATGGAGCGCGATTCCGTGGGAATTTTGAACGCTTGGAGGAAGCTGCGCTGGAGGCTGCGATTTATCTTTTGGTTTTGAGAGGTCAAAAGAGTGAGGATGTTCCTGGCATTGAGTGGATGAGTGGGAAGATGCTGCTTGGGTTGGTAGAGGACCAGCATTTGCGGTTGCAGAAGGAGGATGTTCGGTTGGGGCTGGTGCTGAACGTGGTTGGGTTGCTGGTGCTTCAGGAGGGAGATTGGCGAACGGTTGGATACTTTGTGGATCGGTTCCAGCGGGATTTCTTTGAGCTTCCGGTGTTTTACGAAGTTTTGAGGGTGATGCTGCTGGCTTCGTTGGAAAAGGATGCTCTTAGGGTGGGGTTTGAGCGGTTTGACGTGGATAGATTGGTTGGGAATCTTCACTCGGAATCGCACCAAATTCAGCTCAAGTCGTTGGCCTGCCTGCAGCTGTTGAGCAACTTTCGTCCTGAGGTTTGCGAAAGTTGGGTTGAGGCGATTGTCCGCGATGATGGACGGATTTCCCAGGAACATCGCAGCTTTATGCTGTGTCACGTTGTTGAAACTGGTGCTAGACGGGAGGACCTGCGGGAAACGATGGTCAAAGTAGTTGCCTCCGAGGACGTTTGGCTTCTAATCAATGAATGCTGCGAATCGCCGGACCAGCTTGTGAGAAAGCAAGCACTTTCCGTTATTAAAAGCTTGATTGCTTACCAAGTGGACAAGAAATCGACGGTCGAGTCCTGGCAAAGTTTTGTGACCATCGTGGAAGCTTTGGGCGAATCCCAGACCCATCTGGTCTTGCCAGCGTTGCCATTTGTTGGAAAGATGGACCAATTGAAGCCGGAATGGAAGAATTCCGCACTCAAATTAATCTTGAGACACGAAAATAACGCCGTTTCCGGTTGGGGAATCAACTACATCCTGAAGCAAGACAGTTTTAACGACAAGAGACAGTCGctggagcgattgttcctcaaTTCTCTAAACAGAACCCAACTCTTTCAAGAATCAAACAGCACAAATCAGCTTCTATCAAATTACTACAAATCACCAGAAGCGACCACATTCCTCttggaaaacttcaaaaacGTTCCGTGGGGATCGGTTCCCTTCGCCAGCTTCCTGGAAGTCATCGGACAACTCCTACAAAACCATCCAACCATCCAAAATCTAGAAGAAATCCTCTCCTCCCTTGTCGACCAGTGCTCAACCGTAAAAAACCTCAACCTTCGCAGCTTAACCGCCCTCAATCTCTCCAACACGATCATCCAACTAACCCTCACAACGTCAACAAACCCACCCCCGCTGGACCGCATCCTGCTCCAGCTGGAAAGCCTCGCGAAGCTAAACGCGTCCGTCAAACTTCCGGAGCTAAGCAACTGGGACGAGTTTCAGCAGCGCGTGGACGGGCTCTGTTTTGAGCGGTTACTGGCGCGAGTCAGAGCCAGGAAGGACGGAGCGGAGCTGGAGGTGCTCGCGCGGGACGTTTTCGTGCCGTTTATGAGGAACGAGCGGACGTCGACGGAGCGCCGGTTCGGGCAGATACTGGACATGGACGTGATGTTGGCGGTGAG ACTCCTCCAACACGGCAATCTTTCGTTCAGCGAGATCGACCTGAAAGCCAAACTAACCAACCTGCTGCTGACATTCAACGACGATGACTCCAAGGCCACCCTCCAATCGGTGGAAATCTACCAACAATTGACCACCAACCCAAACCTCATCCCCCTACTCGACGAAGCCCTGCCAAAGTTGGTGCTGCTGTTCCACAAACGGTTGAACCGTTTGAACTACGAGTCACTGCCGATCGCCGTCACCACCCAGTTGGTGCGGCTGTT TAAGCTGGGACGAACGGACATGGTCGATCTGTTCCTGGGGATCTTTTCGCTGGAAGATTTGGTCGCAACGATTCGAGGTTGCAACGAGGACAAGTCACTTCACGAAGTGGTGTTCAACGCGTTGAGCGAAGTGCTTGTTCAGAGATTGAAGAGTGAAACCGTCAACGAAGCGATTAAAACGAAAATCTGTCAAGACTTTCCCAAACTGATTGATTTGGGAAGCGTTCAAGTGCTTTACAATGCGCTGGAGACTTTGACAATTCTTCTAGCTCAACCAGGCACATTGAAGGAGGAAACGTTCGACGCATTCCGGGAGGTGATCAACCGATGCTACCGGGAAATCCTGATCTACCGTAAGTCGGACCACTTTATGAAGTTGATGGACAGGTTCGTCCGGGCTTTGGTGGCTCCCGTGAGGAAAGGGGACACCGAAGAAAATCAGAACAATGCTTGGTTGAAGGAGGTCGTAAACGAGTACTGTGGGATGTTTTTGGACCAAGCGGTGACAATTGGAGGGTTGGCGAATTTGTTGTTCGAAAAGCTGCTACAACTGCCTGTGGCGGCACTGTTGGATTGGAATCCGTTTGCGAGGATCTTGCTGGTGGGTTTGCTGCTTGGGGAGGGACAGAAAAGGGAGCAGAG GATTGAAGATGAGTTCTGCGCTGCAAAGGCATTTACGAC ACCCCTCTTCAGGCCACCTACCCAACTTCAATCGGACGCTCGCGTCCGCGTAATGTGCGTCCTGTTCCTGTACCGCCTCGCCTCGACCAACCATCCGGACGCCACCCTCTTTCTCCTGAAGCTCGAACGTATGCTCATCGAACGCTTCCAGCAGATCACCAAAGCCAAGGAACGCTACTACGCCGACTCGCAAACCCATCGCCACAAGCTGCGCATTGTTCAGGCGTTGTGCGTCCTGCTCAAGCTGACCGGAACTCATCCGTACCCACTGCTGGAGGTGGTTCTGTACGAGACCAATCAACCGAATATTAATTACTTGATTGAGTTGATCTTGGCGGACTCGTCGATCGACACGCTGACGATCATCAACTCGCTGCGCGCGGATAAGGTCAAGGTGTCCGGAGTTCAATCGGTCTTTGTGGTTCTTTGGCTTCGCTGCTGCAAGACCAACTATTTGGACGTGGAGTACATCAACTTCCTGCTGCCGTGGACCATGGCGCAGAACTTCTCGACGCGACTGTACGCCCAAATTACCATCGCCAAGCTGATCGAGAAGTTCTACGACAAGCCGGAGGTGGGTCCGTTTGGGAATATCCACGCCGCGATCAACAGCTACCTCAAGCAGGGCAACGTCGAGAAGAACCTGGAGAAGTGCATGAAGGACTTCCGGTTCAACCGGGTGTTTGACTACGCGAACTTGTTGACGTTGGAGAACGTGTTTCACAACATTCCTCGGGTTTCCGGGATGGCCGCGGAAGATGTGGTGGGGACGAGGGTTCTCGGGGAGTGCTTCGCTTCGTTGCAACTCGAGCGGATCAATCTGGGCGAGGCGATCGAGTTTGGTGAGCTTGCGGTGGAGAAACGGGAGAGTTTGTTTCTGAGTTCCGGCTTTGGCGGGGCGGATCACATCCAGAAGAAGATTGTGCCGTTGAAGGCGGTTGAGCCTGGGAGGGAGTTGCTGGGGGATTTGCCGGAGAGGTTGCGACTAAGGAAGGCGAAGGAGGACGGGTTGATTGTGGTGGCAAGTTTGGTGGATCGGGCGCCGAATTTGGGCGGGTTGGCGCGGAGTAGCGAAATTTTCGGCGTGCGACAGTACGTCGTGGGTTCGCTCAAGGATGTCGAGAGCAAGGAGTTTCAAGCGTTGAG tATGACCGCGGAAAAGTGGCTGAACGTGGCCGAGCTCAAGTCGTTTCAGCTGGTGGACTACCTGCGCGAGATGAAGGCAAAGGGTTACGCGATAGTCGGCGCCGAACAGACCACCGGAAGTCGACCAATTCAGCAGATTCGGTTCCCATCCCGGGCCGTTCTAGTCCTCGG GCACGAGAAGGAGGGCCTGCCGGCGCACATAATTTCCCAGCTGGATATTGTGGCCGAGATTCCGCAGTTTGGAGTGGTGCGGTCGCTGAACGTGCACGTTACCGGGGCCATCTTTATGTGGGAGTACGCCAGGCAGCATCTCGTCGGGGTGGAAGGTAGTTAG